GCCGCGGCCTGGTCCAGGGCCTGGTCTTCGACAAGCCGGAGGACGCCGACAAGGTTTGCGCCCTGGCCTTCGAAGAGGGTCTGCTCGCCGAGACCTCCGGTCCGTCGGACGAGGTCGTCAAGCTGCTGCCGCCGCTGACCATCACCGACGACGAACTCGAGTTCGGGCTGAACATCCTGGCGGAAGCGACCGCCAAGGTCCGTTCCTGAGCGGTCCCCCGCTCCGCCCGTTCCGAACCCACTTGCAGAAGAAGGACTTTCGACACCCATGATCGTTCGTACGACAGAAGAGATCACCGGCACCGAGCGCGACGTCGTCTCGGAGGACGGCCAGTGGCGCAGCAAGCGCATCGTCCTCGCCGGCGACAAGGTGGGCTTTTCGTTCCACGAGACCACCATCGAACCCGGCACTGTCAACGAGTTCCACTACGCCAACCACGTCGAGGCCGTATGGCTCGTCGAGGGCACCGGCAAGCTCCAGGACCTCGACAACGACGTGGAGTACGACCTCGCTCCGGGCACGATGTACCTGCTCAACGGACACGAGCGTCACCGCGTGCTCCCCGAAACGCGCATGCGCATGCTGTGCGTCTTCAATCCTCCGGTCACCGGCCGTGAGGTGCACGACGAGAACGGTGTGTACCCGTTGATCGTCGAACCTGCCTGAGCGCGGTAACCACGTGACCGATGCGGGGCGGACGCTTAGAGTCGAGACCATGACTCCCGAGCGTGCGCCCCGCATCGCTGTCGGCCCCGAGCGCGACCCCCGTTTTCGAACGGGCGGTCACGGGCGGGGGCGGCGTGCCCTGCGGACTCGAGGAGACCCCCGACGCGCTCGTCTGGACGGCCGGGCCGCAGGACTTCCCCGAGGTCCTCCCCGCCTCCGTCCGCTGGGTGCAGCTACCGTCCGCCGGTGTCGAGTACTGGC
This window of the Rhodococcus pyridinivorans genome carries:
- a CDS encoding ectoine synthase, translated to MIVRTTEEITGTERDVVSEDGQWRSKRIVLAGDKVGFSFHETTIEPGTVNEFHYANHVEAVWLVEGTGKLQDLDNDVEYDLAPGTMYLLNGHERHRVLPETRMRMLCVFNPPVTGREVHDENGVYPLIVEPA